A region of Diceros bicornis minor isolate mBicDic1 chromosome 31, mDicBic1.mat.cur, whole genome shotgun sequence DNA encodes the following proteins:
- the LOC131395538 gene encoding olfactory receptor 10V1-like, which translates to MGDENQTIEIQFHFHPFSPILEVQMFLFVAFLLMYTGSLIGNATIFLTVWAERSLHSPMYFFLANLAVLEIFYSSTVAPLALVNLLTMGRIPISFTGCGTQMFFFVFLGSADCILLGIMAYDRFVAVRDPLHYTLIMRWQLCAQLAIGVLVLGFIPALQLTVLIFHLPFCGHNKITHFYCDVLPILRLACGDTRMQEAMIFMASVLVLTIPFSLISISYIFIVAAILKIHSAEGWHKAFSTCSSHVTVVLLQYGCCSLIYLRPSSSYNPEVGCVVSVVYTFVTPVLNPLIYSMRNKELKDALNKVMKRHLLN; encoded by the coding sequence ATGGGGGATGAAAACCAAACCATAGAGATCCAGTTCCACTTTCACCCATTTTCACCCATCCTGGAGGTACAAATGTTTCTTTTTGTGGCTTTTCTGCTCATGTATACTGGCAGTCTCATTGGTAATGCCACAATCTTTCTCACTGTCTGGGCAGAGCGTTCGCTCCACAGTCCCATGTATTTCTTTTTGGCCAACCTGGCGGTTCTGGAGATCTTTTACTCTTCCACAGTTGCTCCTCTGGCTTTGGTCAACCTCCTGACCATGGGGAGAATACCCATCTCTTTCACTGGCTGTGGCACACAgatgttcttctttgtctttctgggCAGTGCTGACTGTATCCTCTTGGGGATCATGGCTTATGATCGGTTTGTAGCTGTCCGGGATCCCTTGCATTACACCCTCATCATGAGATGGCAGCTGTGCGCCCAGCTGGCTATAGGAGTTCTGGTCCTTGGTTTCATTCCAGCTTTACAACTGACAGTTCTGATTTTCCATCTGCCATTTTGTGGCCACAATAAAATCACTCACTTCTACTGTGATGTACTCCCTATCTTGCGGTTGGCATGTGGAGATACTCGAATGCAAGAAGCCATGATCTTCATGGCCAGTGTCCTCGTCCTTACCATTCCCTTTTCACTGATCTCCATCTCATACATCTTCATTGTGGCTGCCATTTTGAAGATACACTCAGCAGAGGGATGGcacaaagccttctccacctgctcttcTCATGTGACTGTGGTTCTCCTCCAATATGGCTGCTGTAGCCTTATCTATTTACGCCCCAGCTCTAGCTACAACCCAGAAGTGGGCTGTGTGGTGTCTGTTGTCTACACCTTTGTCACCCCTGTCTTGAATCCCTTGATCTATAGTATGAGAAACAAGGAGCTGAAAGATGCACTAAATAAGGTAATGAAAAGACATTTACTAAACTAG